In Zobellia roscoffensis, the following are encoded in one genomic region:
- a CDS encoding sugar transferase, which produces MPRPSVLNSVERKFILLVGDLIIVLASLNVLVNNAIDAKYILMGLKVVVFSFGVASYLVLAYILEFYNLEKVSKRRYVFSQSLYISAMYVFIVFLFLVIVYDVSFWRMPLLYFLLLTPLEIGLWRLFFRNIFRIIPVTKNVLYIYDQQAASLLKDDVAVINGDELKTFYRVKLTYPLEQVDYIKKKLFMSAVDKIDVFIINMQSYNDIPKDVEKVLLRAILLGKEVVTFTSFYEDVYQALPIRSRNDSFYEILQLRNRKIRYLGRIFTFGVNFILSLFAGLVFIVCIPFVWFGNLFFNRGPLFYTQKRVGFHGKEFSIYKFRSMVVDAEKSGAAMATTNDARITPFGKILRLFRIDELPQIISVIKGDMQFIGPRPERKVFVDQLNEMIPYYSARHLIKPGITGWAQVKYKYGENLEDSIRKLEYDLYYIKNKSITIDLRIIFKTVTTVLFSRGV; this is translated from the coding sequence ATGCCTAGGCCTTCCGTATTAAATTCTGTAGAACGCAAGTTTATATTGCTTGTAGGCGATTTGATTATAGTACTGGCCTCGTTAAATGTTTTGGTGAACAATGCTATTGACGCCAAGTATATTTTAATGGGGCTAAAAGTGGTTGTTTTTTCTTTTGGCGTGGCAAGCTATTTGGTTCTAGCCTATATTTTGGAATTTTACAACCTTGAGAAAGTTTCAAAACGTCGTTATGTTTTTTCGCAGTCACTTTACATAAGTGCCATGTACGTTTTTATAGTATTTCTGTTTTTGGTCATCGTATACGATGTGAGCTTTTGGAGAATGCCTCTGCTATATTTTCTTTTATTAACACCTCTGGAAATAGGCCTATGGCGTTTATTTTTCAGGAATATTTTTAGAATTATTCCAGTAACAAAAAACGTTCTGTATATATATGACCAACAAGCGGCTAGTCTACTTAAAGATGACGTAGCCGTTATTAATGGAGACGAGCTAAAAACGTTTTATCGAGTTAAGCTTACATATCCTTTAGAGCAGGTAGATTATATTAAAAAGAAACTGTTTATGTCTGCTGTTGATAAAATTGATGTCTTTATCATAAATATGCAGAGTTACAATGATATTCCTAAAGATGTGGAGAAAGTACTGCTGAGGGCTATATTGTTAGGAAAAGAAGTGGTGACGTTTACCTCTTTTTATGAGGATGTATATCAAGCTCTTCCCATTAGATCTCGTAACGATAGTTTTTACGAAATACTCCAATTGAGAAACCGTAAAATTAGATACTTGGGGCGGATTTTCACATTCGGCGTGAATTTTATTTTGTCACTATTTGCAGGTCTGGTATTTATCGTCTGTATTCCTTTTGTTTGGTTCGGGAATTTATTTTTTAATAGGGGTCCGTTATTCTACACTCAAAAAAGAGTGGGGTTTCACGGTAAAGAATTCAGTATCTATAAGTTTAGGTCTATGGTAGTTGATGCCGAAAAATCAGGTGCGGCAATGGCCACTACAAATGATGCAAGAATTACGCCTTTCGGTAAAATATTAAGATTATTTAGAATTGATGAGCTACCCCAAATTATATCCGTAATTAAGGGGGATATGCAATTTATTGGCCCTAGACCAGAACGAAAAGTATTTGTGGATCAACTAAATGAGATGATTCCCTACTACAGTGCAAGACATCTTATAAAGCCTGGAATAACGGGTTGGGCTCAGGTAAAGTATAAATATGGGGAGAATCTTGAAGATTCTATTAGAAAGCTTGAGTATGATCTGTACTATATTAAGAACAAATCTATTACTATAGATTTACGAATTATTTTTAAGACCGTTACCACAGTTTTATTCTCGCGTGGAGTGTAG
- a CDS encoding glycosyltransferase family 2 protein — protein MTLVSIITPVYNSEKYLANTIASVQAQTHSNWEHILVDDCSRDNSETLIRSFQEKDTRIKYHRLEKNSGAGIARNKAIEIAKGNYIAFLDSDDTWYPAKLEKQLNFMKKNNYHFTFSSYDKMDGGGSLINAVVRAKRMVSYKSALYKNPIGCLTVMYDVGFFGKQYMPSIRKRQDYALWLKLLKKSNAYGLDEVLSTYRIGNESISSNKFKLLKYEWQIYREVEGLSLPQSIFYTVSAIILKLKSYFW, from the coding sequence ATGACCCTAGTCTCCATAATTACGCCAGTATACAACTCCGAAAAATATTTGGCGAACACTATTGCTTCGGTACAGGCCCAAACCCACTCTAATTGGGAGCATATTTTGGTGGACGATTGTTCTAGAGATAATAGTGAAACACTAATAAGGTCATTTCAAGAAAAAGATACCAGAATTAAATATCATCGACTTGAAAAAAACAGTGGAGCCGGTATAGCAAGAAACAAGGCCATTGAGATAGCTAAAGGGAATTACATTGCCTTTTTAGACAGTGATGATACATGGTATCCTGCAAAGCTTGAAAAGCAACTAAACTTCATGAAAAAGAATAATTATCACTTTACCTTTTCTAGTTACGATAAGATGGATGGTGGAGGCAGCCTTATTAATGCCGTAGTACGAGCTAAAAGAATGGTATCGTATAAATCTGCACTTTATAAAAACCCAATAGGTTGCTTAACTGTTATGTATGATGTGGGCTTTTTTGGTAAGCAATATATGCCTTCTATTAGAAAGCGCCAAGATTATGCATTATGGCTAAAGCTATTAAAAAAATCCAATGCTTATGGACTTGATGAAGTTTTGTCTACATACCGTATAGGCAATGAGTCTATATCCTCAAATAAGTTTAAACTGCTAAAATACGAGTGGCAAATCTATAGGGAGGTGGAAGGCTTATCTTTACCACAATCTATATTTTATACGGTTTCCGCAATCATTTTAAAATTGAAAAGTTACTTTTGGTAA
- the wecB gene encoding non-hydrolyzing UDP-N-acetylglucosamine 2-epimerase has protein sequence MKIITIVGARPQFVKAAVVSRAIEEFNANKGDCNIEEWIVHTGQHYDENMSAVFFDQMNIPKPHYNLEINSLSHGAMTGKMLERIEEVLLSERPDWVLVYGDTNSTIAGALAAKKLHIKVAHVEAGLRSFNMRMPEEVNRILTDRISDVLFCPTQTAVDNLKNEGHDTIDIKQVLCGDVMYDAALFYADRANRPVTVTEDAGFVLSTIHRQENTDDKEKLTCIFEALKVIARNQKVILPLHPRTIKKLENFGIVPDSNIQILEPVGYFEMIWLLINCSCVITDSGGLQKEAFFFKKPCITVREETEWVELIHNKVNFLTGSDKHKIVETFNRIKKVHIDFSMNLYGEGDTGRRIVEELVGFEL, from the coding sequence ATGAAAATAATCACAATCGTTGGCGCAAGACCACAGTTTGTAAAAGCTGCCGTTGTAAGTAGGGCAATTGAAGAGTTTAACGCCAATAAAGGGGATTGCAATATAGAAGAATGGATTGTTCACACTGGCCAGCACTACGATGAGAACATGAGTGCGGTGTTCTTTGATCAAATGAACATTCCCAAACCGCATTATAATCTTGAGATTAACAGCCTTTCGCACGGTGCAATGACAGGCAAGATGCTGGAGAGAATAGAGGAAGTGTTACTCAGTGAAAGGCCTGATTGGGTGCTTGTTTACGGAGATACGAATTCTACTATTGCTGGAGCTTTGGCGGCTAAAAAACTACATATTAAGGTTGCCCATGTTGAGGCGGGATTGCGCTCTTTCAATATGCGGATGCCTGAAGAGGTCAATAGAATACTAACTGATAGGATAAGTGACGTTCTTTTTTGTCCTACCCAAACGGCTGTCGACAACTTAAAAAACGAGGGCCATGATACCATTGATATCAAACAGGTGCTCTGTGGAGACGTTATGTACGATGCCGCACTTTTCTATGCCGATCGGGCAAATCGTCCGGTAACGGTCACAGAGGATGCGGGATTTGTGCTCTCTACTATACACCGTCAGGAGAATACCGACGACAAGGAAAAATTGACCTGCATTTTCGAGGCCTTAAAAGTAATTGCCCGGAACCAAAAAGTTATTTTACCCTTGCACCCGAGAACTATTAAAAAACTGGAAAATTTTGGCATTGTGCCTGACAGCAATATACAGATTTTAGAACCTGTTGGTTATTTTGAGATGATATGGTTGCTTATAAACTGTAGTTGTGTTATTACTGATAGTGGCGGTTTGCAAAAAGAAGCGTTTTTCTTTAAAAAACCCTGTATAACGGTAAGGGAAGAGACCGAATGGGTAGAGCTTATCCATAACAAGGTGAATTTTTTGACCGGGTCCGACAAGCATAAAATTGTTGAAACCTTTAACCGTATAAAAAAAGTTCATATCGATTTTAGCATGAATCTTTATGGAGAAGGAGATACGGGGCGGCGTATTGTTGAGGAACTGGTTGGTTTTGAGCTTTAG
- a CDS encoding glycosyltransferase family 4 protein — translation MIKNTIKRKVCHLTTVHVRYDTRIFVKECCCLAEKEYDVTLIVADGKGDEDKNGVRILDVGKPSGRIKRVLHYHKIILSKALELNADIFHFHDPELLRIGTNLKKKGKIVIYDSHEDVPRQVLDKAYLPSFLRRPLSKIIERYENKIVSQLSGVVTVTPNLERRFLITNKNVVQVCNFPKIQEFEIVGSQNIVKEDAVCYVGAISKVRGVLNMVDAMRFSNGAKLLLGGKFENEGLREETVKSKGWKNVEELGFLSRDEVRVTLEKSVAGLVVLEPTKSYVDSIPVKMFEYMIAGIPVVASDFSYWRELIEKENCALFVDPQKPEDIGKAIKTLVNERQRASEMGLRGRKAVLEKFNWASQEKKLIAFYDSFS, via the coding sequence TTGATAAAAAATACCATTAAAAGAAAAGTATGCCACCTGACTACGGTACACGTAAGGTACGATACGCGCATTTTTGTAAAAGAATGCTGTTGTCTTGCCGAAAAGGAATATGACGTTACTCTAATAGTCGCTGACGGAAAAGGGGATGAAGATAAAAATGGAGTTAGAATTCTGGATGTTGGAAAACCCTCCGGAAGAATAAAACGGGTATTGCACTATCATAAGATAATTTTAAGTAAAGCACTGGAATTAAACGCCGACATCTTTCACTTTCACGACCCAGAATTACTGAGGATTGGCACAAACTTGAAGAAGAAGGGCAAAATTGTAATCTACGATTCGCATGAAGACGTTCCAAGACAAGTACTTGATAAGGCTTACTTACCTTCTTTTTTGAGAAGACCACTTTCAAAAATTATTGAAAGGTACGAGAACAAAATTGTTTCTCAGCTCTCGGGCGTAGTGACGGTTACCCCAAATTTGGAGAGACGGTTTTTAATTACTAATAAAAACGTTGTCCAGGTATGTAATTTTCCTAAAATCCAAGAGTTTGAAATTGTTGGTTCCCAGAATATTGTAAAAGAAGATGCGGTTTGTTATGTGGGTGCTATTTCAAAAGTAAGGGGTGTTTTGAACATGGTCGACGCTATGCGGTTTTCGAATGGCGCTAAGCTTCTTTTAGGGGGTAAATTTGAGAATGAGGGATTACGGGAAGAGACGGTTAAGAGTAAAGGGTGGAAAAATGTTGAGGAACTCGGTTTTTTAAGTAGAGATGAAGTTAGAGTAACGCTAGAAAAGTCAGTTGCAGGGTTGGTTGTACTTGAACCGACCAAAAGTTATGTAGATAGTATACCCGTAAAAATGTTTGAATATATGATTGCCGGTATTCCAGTTGTGGCCTCTGATTTTTCATATTGGAGAGAACTAATTGAAAAAGAAAATTGTGCCTTGTTTGTTGACCCACAAAAGCCCGAAGATATTGGAAAAGCAATCAAAACCTTGGTCAATGAAAGGCAACGTGCCTCGGAAATGGGGCTCAGGGGCAGAAAAGCGGTGTTGGAAAAGTTCAATTGGGCTAGTCAAGAAAAAAAGTTAATTGCGTTTTACGACAGCTTTTCCTAA
- a CDS encoding O-antigen ligase family protein produces the protein MVFGALVIIIDTFTNSLRSFSFEPVFREVRVSFIIVPLVFWIVKDKMHILRSQLLCSMVLGVLLYILYAYGYLTYFYTNIITNRKFEFNHFLIYDLRENLPGAYHHTYIGMYMTFSIVILLYESLQIKKGYLYSIVFFILLNQVGFGSKLTLLLSLAFIGFYSMRYLKKEVGIVFNMFVLIVLVLLVVGFFINESGMVNSLSFSSSNRIESWQCALQGIYSKPFLGYGHEMSVVYMENCITSNAVSTHNQYLEELINYGFFGIWLPVFLMLLFLRSKDDILFKAFLIMIITIGFFENLMSLQRGVLFFVFFSVVFSFRSSNRTRIKQ, from the coding sequence GTGGTTTTTGGTGCTCTTGTTATTATTATAGACACTTTTACAAATAGCCTACGGAGTTTTAGTTTTGAGCCAGTTTTTCGTGAAGTGCGAGTTTCTTTTATAATTGTACCCTTAGTTTTTTGGATTGTCAAAGACAAGATGCATATTCTAAGGTCACAACTTTTGTGTTCAATGGTTTTGGGCGTGTTGCTTTATATTTTATATGCATACGGGTACTTAACATATTTTTATACCAATATAATTACAAACAGAAAATTTGAGTTTAACCATTTCTTAATTTATGATTTAAGGGAAAATTTGCCAGGTGCTTATCATCATACTTATATTGGCATGTATATGACTTTTTCAATAGTTATTCTCCTATACGAATCATTGCAAATAAAAAAAGGATACTTATATTCAATTGTTTTTTTTATTTTGTTAAACCAAGTTGGCTTCGGAAGCAAGCTTACTCTTTTGTTAAGCTTGGCCTTTATTGGGTTCTATTCCATGAGGTATCTTAAGAAAGAAGTGGGCATAGTCTTTAATATGTTTGTTTTGATTGTTTTAGTTTTGCTGGTAGTCGGTTTTTTTATAAACGAATCTGGTATGGTAAATTCGTTAAGCTTTAGTTCAAGCAACCGTATTGAGTCTTGGCAATGTGCACTCCAAGGAATCTATTCAAAACCTTTTTTAGGATATGGGCATGAAATGTCAGTTGTATATATGGAAAACTGCATTACTTCAAATGCCGTAAGTACCCATAATCAATATTTGGAAGAGCTAATTAATTATGGGTTTTTTGGCATTTGGTTACCTGTTTTCTTGATGCTGCTTTTCCTTAGGTCAAAGGATGACATATTATTCAAAGCTTTTCTGATTATGATAATTACCATAGGGTTTTTTGAGAATTTAATGAGCCTCCAACGGGGGGTGCTTTTCTTTGTGTTTTTCAGTGTCGTTTTTTCCTTTAGATCAAGCAATCGAACAAGAATTAAACAATAA
- a CDS encoding polysaccharide deacetylase family protein, giving the protein MVEIHTNRVCLAEKEYIFQLVLHEFLGVDFVLVLDDNLTDIRIVRNGKKILLNADFFQQFINKKWLSPDTMPSLPLEFICGNVSPKITFNCPILYGKKEFIQTDNTIEIGLDIFGSSFFMLSRYEELVVKTRDSHGRFPVKKSICFKENLLLTPIVDEYVDLLWELINFLWLDLQRRNSVSRTFISCDVDHIWDKGIRFPGILNRLAADLVKRKSLVKFLDSFRLFFLVGVFGMKKKDPFRTFQFMMSECERYKLQMAFYFIPLNNKKGIDGYYDIESEEVTLIMQEIIKRGHEVGYHGSYDSYNDKEKTIQEINLLRKVYQQAGGDPNEIKGGRQHYLRWETGITEKNWEAAGMEYDSTLGYAEHIGFRCGTSREYNFYDSIERKALNLKIRPLIIMEVSMFNKNYMRLTEEEALATAARLFSELKTKKSNLTLLWHNSSFQTKRRKHMFINLLGEMQINER; this is encoded by the coding sequence ATGGTAGAAATTCATACGAACAGGGTTTGTTTAGCTGAAAAAGAATACATCTTTCAATTGGTTCTTCACGAGTTTCTAGGTGTTGATTTTGTTTTGGTCCTAGACGATAACCTTACTGATATTAGAATTGTCCGAAACGGAAAAAAAATCCTACTTAACGCAGATTTTTTTCAACAGTTCATTAATAAAAAATGGTTGTCTCCGGACACCATGCCTAGCTTGCCTTTAGAATTTATTTGCGGCAACGTATCACCGAAAATCACATTTAATTGCCCAATTTTATATGGTAAGAAGGAGTTTATACAAACAGATAACACTATTGAAATAGGTTTGGATATATTTGGCTCTAGTTTTTTTATGTTGTCTAGATATGAAGAATTAGTTGTCAAAACAAGAGATTCACACGGTAGGTTTCCTGTTAAAAAATCCATTTGCTTTAAAGAGAATTTGTTGTTAACACCCATAGTAGACGAATATGTAGATTTGTTGTGGGAACTCATAAATTTTTTATGGCTTGATTTACAAAGGAGGAATAGCGTTTCTCGAACGTTTATTAGCTGTGATGTGGATCATATTTGGGACAAAGGAATTAGGTTTCCGGGTATCCTTAACCGATTGGCTGCAGATTTAGTGAAAAGAAAATCCTTAGTAAAATTTTTAGATTCCTTTAGACTTTTTTTTCTGGTAGGTGTTTTTGGGATGAAGAAAAAAGATCCATTTAGAACGTTTCAGTTTATGATGTCTGAATGTGAGAGATATAAACTTCAAATGGCATTTTACTTTATTCCTCTGAATAACAAAAAAGGTATAGATGGATATTATGATATTGAAAGTGAAGAGGTTACTCTGATTATGCAAGAGATTATAAAAAGAGGACACGAAGTGGGTTACCATGGAAGTTATGATTCGTATAATGACAAGGAGAAGACAATCCAGGAAATTAATTTATTGAGAAAAGTATACCAACAGGCAGGAGGTGACCCAAATGAAATTAAGGGTGGAAGGCAACATTATTTAAGGTGGGAAACCGGAATAACGGAAAAAAACTGGGAAGCCGCCGGTATGGAATATGATAGCACGCTTGGTTACGCTGAGCATATTGGTTTTAGGTGTGGAACATCCCGAGAGTATAATTTTTATGATAGTATTGAAAGGAAGGCGCTTAATCTTAAAATAAGGCCTTTGATTATAATGGAAGTTTCGATGTTCAACAAAAATTATATGAGGTTAACTGAAGAAGAGGCCCTTGCAACGGCTGCAAGGTTGTTTAGTGAACTGAAAACAAAAAAGAGTAATTTAACTTTGTTGTGGCATAATTCATCATTTCAGACTAAAAGAAGAAAACATATGTTTATCAATTTACTAGGGGAAATGCAAATCAATGAAAGGTGA
- a CDS encoding acyltransferase: MPKSILNRFKLIIKKSRLKRKGVVIFNNTTFSNVLYKGTAVIEPYCRLVGSPKIQIGNKFYLNANCHLLGDITIGDNVMIGPKTIIWSRDHGIELGEPMNAQPHVEQPITIGDDVWIGAGSIILKGVCIGDGAVVGAGAVVTKDIPANGIAVGNPAKVIKYRG, from the coding sequence ATGCCTAAATCAATTTTAAATAGGTTTAAACTGATCATAAAAAAAAGCCGCCTAAAAAGGAAAGGAGTAGTTATTTTTAACAATACTACTTTTAGCAATGTGCTCTATAAAGGTACGGCGGTAATCGAGCCCTATTGTAGGTTGGTAGGAAGCCCTAAAATCCAAATTGGAAATAAGTTTTACTTAAATGCAAACTGTCATCTTTTGGGCGATATTACTATTGGCGACAATGTCATGATAGGCCCCAAAACCATTATTTGGAGTAGGGATCATGGTATAGAGTTAGGTGAACCTATGAATGCGCAACCCCATGTAGAACAACCTATTACTATTGGTGATGATGTGTGGATAGGGGCTGGGTCAATTATTCTAAAAGGAGTTTGTATAGGTGATGGAGCGGTCGTAGGCGCAGGGGCGGTAGTAACCAAAGATATTCCTGCCAATGGAATTGCAGTAGGCAATCCTGCTAAAGTCATTAAGTACAGGGGGTAA
- a CDS encoding CapA family protein, whose translation MKVVFVGDVFLGGDLIAKELKSCIDITRFHDADFKIINLEHPVSDSHKIADKSVLFTGSEVLETLKNSGINAVCLANNHIHDKLDAGILETIENLRKYKIASFGAGKDLNEAKKPLWIKDSLCLLGYCQFNSPTLNNIQVATKNSPGVAPLTLEGIESDLNKIPNGSKAILYMHWGREHVWLTQYKNIVLAKKLLKNDKVALIVGTHPHRVQGFLSANNKRAYFSLGNCLFPNFLIKPSIEAVNRPLNIDLIKKIDVTRQYHSVSKLTYKKWRFVNRVSQLVEYDTKTKIVDHTFLYQQDDFPVVKELTGIPRFLFVAIVNYLNVMYRVPKLIYNRLEFLFSTIRFKIWRFQIIWFKIRQMGFVSSIKKRFQR comes from the coding sequence ATGAAGGTAGTCTTTGTAGGCGATGTTTTTCTGGGGGGCGACCTTATTGCTAAAGAGTTGAAATCGTGTATTGACATAACACGATTTCATGATGCAGATTTTAAAATTATTAACCTGGAGCACCCAGTAAGTGATTCCCATAAAATTGCGGACAAGTCTGTTTTATTTACGGGTTCTGAAGTTTTGGAAACACTGAAAAACAGTGGAATTAATGCCGTTTGCTTAGCTAACAACCACATTCATGATAAGTTAGATGCAGGTATTCTGGAGACTATTGAAAACCTCCGAAAGTACAAAATAGCTTCTTTTGGAGCTGGCAAAGATCTTAATGAAGCAAAAAAACCATTATGGATTAAAGACAGTCTTTGTTTATTGGGTTATTGCCAGTTTAATTCGCCTACATTGAACAATATACAAGTTGCTACGAAAAATAGCCCGGGAGTAGCACCTTTAACCTTGGAAGGGATTGAAAGCGACCTTAATAAAATACCGAACGGTTCCAAAGCAATTCTCTATATGCATTGGGGCCGTGAGCATGTTTGGCTAACACAATATAAAAATATAGTATTGGCTAAAAAACTTTTAAAAAATGACAAAGTTGCTTTGATTGTGGGGACACATCCACATAGGGTACAGGGCTTTTTGTCGGCCAATAACAAAAGGGCCTATTTTAGTTTGGGAAACTGTCTTTTTCCCAATTTTTTAATAAAACCCAGTATAGAGGCAGTTAATCGACCCTTGAATATTGACTTAATAAAAAAAATAGATGTAACGCGACAATATCATTCTGTAAGCAAGTTGACTTATAAGAAATGGAGGTTTGTTAATAGGGTATCCCAATTAGTTGAATATGATACTAAGACCAAAATTGTGGACCATACGTTTCTATATCAGCAAGATGACTTTCCGGTAGTGAAGGAACTTACTGGTATACCACGATTTCTATTTGTTGCTATAGTGAATTATTTAAATGTAATGTACCGCGTTCCAAAGCTTATCTATAATCGTTTAGAATTTCTATTTTCAACTATTAGATTCAAAATATGGCGATTTCAAATTATATGGTTTAAAATAAGACAAATGGGGTTTGTAAGCTCAATTAAGAAACGATTTCAAAGATGA
- a CDS encoding lipopolysaccharide biosynthesis protein, with protein sequence MRKLEEKFRTIVQSEFARNVLTLTSGTAFAQIIPLLLAPILSRIYSPNEFGRLALYLSIVQILGSISCGRYELAIMLPKEKRKGVQLTLLAIIITTIVSIISLIIILFFSKNIAIFLGDPKLSKWLFFVPLSVLLMGTFNALNYFNSREKEFKNIAKANVFKSLGGNGFQLFLGLSKYTSGGLIIGQIVSHFFGNLKMAKTYLKNSTAIKNTKYANLKILALRYLDFPKFSMWGIFLNTTSVNLTNFFVSSFYSLNYVGFYSYSTRYIGLPISLIGNSIGQVFFQKLSEERDNGQKAYKIFRNTFKKLVLLGSVIFVPAFFIIEDVFILVFGEQWETAGKFAQLLIPLYYLRFIFGPLSLTNIVYEKQKLALLCQMLIMAAQLIVLFSAWYLNFEITNLILLQVGVLSGVYVYLFFVLKSVVKGKI encoded by the coding sequence TTGAGAAAACTCGAGGAAAAGTTTAGGACAATTGTTCAGTCTGAGTTTGCAAGAAACGTACTCACATTAACGTCGGGTACCGCTTTTGCTCAAATAATACCATTATTATTGGCACCTATACTTTCCCGGATTTATTCTCCGAATGAATTTGGAAGGCTAGCCCTATATCTTTCCATTGTACAAATTTTAGGCTCTATTTCATGTGGTCGATATGAGTTGGCCATAATGCTCCCAAAAGAAAAAAGAAAGGGGGTTCAATTAACCTTATTGGCGATTATAATTACAACTATCGTTTCAATTATATCTCTTATCATAATTCTCTTTTTTTCAAAAAACATAGCCATATTTTTAGGAGATCCAAAATTGTCCAAATGGTTATTTTTTGTTCCTTTAAGTGTTCTGTTAATGGGAACGTTCAATGCCCTTAATTACTTCAATTCTAGAGAAAAAGAATTTAAAAACATAGCTAAAGCGAATGTTTTTAAATCATTAGGTGGTAATGGTTTTCAATTGTTTTTAGGCTTGAGCAAATATACCAGCGGAGGGTTAATTATTGGTCAAATAGTATCTCACTTCTTCGGTAATCTTAAAATGGCAAAGACATATTTAAAAAACTCAACTGCAATTAAAAATACAAAGTACGCCAACCTTAAAATATTGGCTTTACGATATTTAGATTTTCCTAAATTTTCAATGTGGGGTATTTTTTTGAACACAACTTCGGTAAATCTAACTAATTTTTTCGTTTCAAGTTTTTATAGTTTAAATTATGTTGGTTTTTATTCCTATTCTACAAGATATATAGGTTTGCCTATTTCGTTGATTGGAAATTCAATAGGGCAGGTTTTTTTTCAAAAATTATCAGAAGAAAGGGATAATGGGCAAAAAGCATATAAAATTTTTAGAAACACGTTTAAAAAGTTAGTGCTTTTAGGGAGTGTTATTTTTGTTCCAGCCTTTTTTATTATTGAGGATGTATTTATTCTGGTTTTTGGAGAGCAATGGGAAACGGCCGGGAAATTTGCACAACTTTTAATACCTCTTTATTATTTAAGATTTATATTCGGACCGCTTAGTTTAACAAATATTGTTTACGAGAAGCAGAAACTGGCCTTGTTGTGCCAAATGTTGATTATGGCCGCACAATTAATAGTTTTATTCTCCGCATGGTATTTAAATTTTGAAATAACAAATTTGATTTTGTTGCAAGTAGGAGTCTTAAGTGGGGTATACGTATATTTATTCTTTGTTCTAAAATCAGTAGTAAAGGGAAAAATTTAA
- a CDS encoding Gfo/Idh/MocA family protein, with amino-acid sequence MKNFALIGAAGYIAPRHMKAIKDTGNNLLTAFDKGDSVGVIDSYFPDADFFVEFERFDRHIEKLKYEKNTYLDFVSICSPNYLHDAHIRFALRSGADAICEKPLVLNPWNVDKLQHVEEKTGKKIYNILQLRVHPSIIALREKVKNAKKDTKFEVDLTYLTSRGHWYHTSWKGDKTKSGGIATNIGVHFYDMLSWIFGDVQENIVHIHENDRAAGYLEFENARVKWFLSISPQYLPQEIRDKGQTTFRSITINGEELEFSGGFTDLHTMVYKDILDGKGYGVDAARTAIEIVHNIRNSEPVGLKGEYHEFLK; translated from the coding sequence ATGAAAAACTTCGCATTAATTGGCGCAGCAGGCTACATAGCGCCCCGGCACATGAAGGCCATTAAGGATACGGGAAACAATTTGCTTACCGCTTTTGATAAAGGCGATAGTGTAGGAGTTATTGATTCTTATTTTCCTGATGCAGATTTTTTCGTTGAATTTGAACGTTTTGACCGTCACATAGAAAAACTCAAATACGAGAAAAACACCTATTTGGATTTTGTTAGTATCTGTTCTCCAAATTATTTGCATGATGCCCATATTAGATTTGCGTTGCGCAGTGGTGCGGATGCAATTTGCGAAAAACCCTTGGTACTTAACCCTTGGAATGTTGATAAATTGCAGCATGTTGAGGAAAAAACGGGCAAAAAGATTTATAATATTTTGCAGTTAAGGGTACACCCAAGTATTATTGCCCTTAGAGAGAAAGTGAAAAATGCAAAGAAGGACACAAAATTTGAAGTAGACCTTACTTATCTCACCTCTAGGGGGCACTGGTACCATACCTCTTGGAAAGGAGACAAAACAAAATCTGGGGGCATAGCCACTAATATTGGTGTCCATTTTTATGACATGCTCTCTTGGATTTTTGGAGATGTACAAGAGAATATTGTACATATTCATGAAAATGACCGAGCAGCTGGTTATCTAGAGTTCGAAAATGCCAGAGTTAAATGGTTCCTTTCTATAAGCCCACAATACCTCCCACAAGAAATTAGAGATAAAGGCCAAACAACTTTTAGGTCCATAACCATTAATGGTGAAGAATTAGAATTCAGCGGCGGTTTTACAGATCTTCATACCATGGTTTATAAAGACATACTTGACGGCAAGGGATACGGCGTTGATGCTGCCCGAACAGCTATAGAAATCGTTCATAATATTCGTAACTCTGAACCTGTTGGTTTGAAGGGAGAGTATCATGAGTTTTTAAAGTAA